From Streptomyces cyaneogriseus subsp. noncyanogenus, the proteins below share one genomic window:
- a CDS encoding TetR/AcrR family transcriptional regulator, translating into MARTHKAWAVRTARDRTEAPARARLLDAAEAVFTRLGYSPATVADITAEAEVSRAGFYVYFASKEEVFRVLAARVRDAFLAAQEVPGVDTDDVRAVAEASVGAFVAAYARHLPLLGLLEQQARTDPDVAELWREIRERPVHRHARYIRRLAAEGRARPLAEPLTLARAVGGMCVEFARRTAERPGVHQDAVRDVTALYLHLLGAGPARRE; encoded by the coding sequence GTGGCACGCACACACAAGGCATGGGCCGTCCGCACCGCCCGCGACCGCACCGAGGCCCCGGCCCGCGCCCGCCTCCTCGACGCGGCCGAGGCCGTCTTCACCCGGCTCGGCTACAGTCCCGCCACCGTCGCCGACATCACCGCCGAGGCCGAGGTGTCCCGCGCGGGCTTCTACGTGTACTTCGCCTCCAAGGAGGAGGTCTTCCGCGTCCTCGCGGCGCGTGTGCGGGACGCCTTCCTCGCCGCACAGGAGGTCCCCGGCGTCGACACCGACGACGTGCGGGCCGTGGCGGAGGCGTCCGTGGGCGCGTTCGTCGCCGCCTACGCCCGGCACCTGCCCCTGCTCGGCCTGCTGGAGCAGCAGGCCCGCACCGACCCGGACGTGGCGGAGCTGTGGCGGGAGATCAGGGAGCGGCCCGTGCACCGCCACGCCCGCTACATCCGCCGCCTCGCCGCCGAGGGCCGCGCCCGCCCGCTCGCCGAGCCGCTCACCCTGGCCCGCGCGGTGGGCGGCATGTGCGTCGAGTTCGCCCGCCGCACCGCCGAGCGGCCCGGCGTCCACCAGGACGCCGTGCGCGATGTCACCGCCCTGTACCTGCACCTGCTGGGGGCCGGACCGGCCCGTCGGGAATGA
- a CDS encoding acetyl-CoA carboxylase family protein has protein sequence MGSAAVLVANRGEIAVRVLRAASEAGMRAVAVHAEGDEAHVRAADEAVAVTGYLDADALLAAARRTGCGFLHPGYGFLSENADFARRCARAGIVFVGPSPEVLEVFGDKARARDLAVAAGVPVLPGTRGATTQARAREFLAGGPLMIKAVAGGGGRGMRVVRRAGELAEAWERCASEAEAAFGRGELYVERLLEGARHVEVQIVGDATGAVTHLWDRDCSAQRRHQKLIEIAPAPELPDAVRQEILDSALRLARAAGCTGLVTVEFLVRGDAFHFIEANPRLQVEHTVTEEVTGVDLVAVQLGLAAGRTLEDLGLAGPPAPPRGCAVQARVYAETAGPDGSVRPSAGRLTRFDVPAGPGIRVDTAARTGTEVDVRYDPLLAKVVAHVPGGGVEAACARARRALGEFTVEGVRTGLGLLREVLARPRFWAHTQVVAEHARPGAEDVTGRAADGTVPAPMSGTVVSVDVSPGEPVRAGQQLLVIEAMKMEHVVRAPGAGVVDAVHARVGATVGEGRVLVTLDGVSGAPAQAAPADAAGPDHVRADLAEALRRHAAGLDEHRPEAVAGRHASGRRTARENIGDLCDPGTFTEFGALAIAAQRRRRSLEDLIRSTPADGMVTGTGRIGGAPCVVMSYDYTVLAGTQGLNNHRKADRMLHLAAERRLPVVLFAEGGGGRPGDTDTASAAGLHVPTFHRMGRLSGLVPLVGIASGRCFAGNAALLGCCDVVIATPEATIGMGGPAMIEGGGLGVYRPEEVGPLSVQVPNGVVDIAVADEAEAVTTARRYLSYFQGRQEEWEAPDQRALRHAVPENRRRAYDVRAVIDGLADTGSVLELRPAFGVGVLTCLVRIEGRPLGLIASNPAHLGGAIDRDAADKTARFLQLCDAFGLPVVSLCDTPGFMVGPDAERTATVRHFARLFVTGAHLRVPLVALVLRKAYGLGAMALMGGSTRVPLAVAAWPSGEFGGMGLEGAVRLGYRRELAAVEDPEERRRAFEARVAELYEHGKAVNAAAALEIDAVIDPAGSRAWILAALEGWPGPEGEGRGFVDTW, from the coding sequence ATGGGTTCTGCCGCCGTGCTCGTCGCCAACCGCGGGGAGATCGCCGTCCGGGTGCTGCGGGCCGCGTCGGAGGCCGGGATGCGCGCGGTCGCCGTGCACGCCGAGGGGGACGAGGCGCACGTCCGGGCGGCCGACGAGGCGGTCGCGGTGACCGGGTACCTGGACGCGGACGCCCTGCTCGCCGCCGCCCGCCGCACGGGCTGCGGCTTCCTCCACCCGGGCTACGGGTTCCTGAGCGAGAACGCGGACTTCGCGCGCCGGTGCGCGCGGGCGGGGATCGTGTTCGTCGGGCCGTCACCGGAGGTGCTGGAGGTCTTCGGGGACAAGGCACGCGCCCGTGACCTCGCGGTCGCGGCGGGGGTGCCGGTACTGCCGGGGACGCGGGGCGCCACCACGCAGGCGCGGGCCCGGGAGTTCCTCGCGGGCGGACCGCTGATGATCAAGGCGGTCGCCGGGGGCGGCGGGCGCGGGATGCGGGTCGTACGGCGGGCCGGGGAGCTGGCGGAAGCCTGGGAGAGGTGCGCGTCGGAGGCCGAGGCGGCCTTCGGCCGGGGCGAGTTGTACGTGGAGCGGCTGCTGGAGGGCGCCCGGCACGTCGAGGTCCAGATCGTCGGGGACGCGACCGGGGCGGTCACCCACCTGTGGGACCGGGACTGCAGTGCCCAGCGCCGCCACCAGAAGCTGATCGAGATCGCGCCGGCCCCGGAACTGCCCGATGCCGTGCGGCAGGAGATCCTCGACAGCGCCCTGCGCCTGGCTCGCGCCGCCGGGTGCACGGGCCTGGTCACCGTGGAGTTCCTCGTCCGGGGCGATGCCTTCCACTTCATCGAGGCCAATCCGCGGCTCCAGGTGGAGCACACGGTCACCGAGGAGGTGACCGGCGTCGACCTGGTCGCCGTCCAGCTCGGGCTGGCCGCCGGCCGGACGCTGGAGGACCTGGGCCTGGCCGGTCCGCCCGCGCCGCCGCGCGGCTGCGCCGTGCAGGCGCGGGTGTACGCCGAGACGGCGGGCCCCGACGGCAGCGTGCGCCCGTCGGCCGGGCGCCTCACCCGCTTCGACGTGCCGGCCGGGCCCGGCATCCGGGTCGACACGGCCGCCCGGACCGGGACCGAGGTGGACGTCCGCTACGACCCTCTGCTCGCGAAGGTCGTCGCGCATGTGCCCGGCGGCGGTGTGGAGGCGGCGTGCGCACGGGCGCGGCGGGCGCTGGGCGAGTTCACCGTGGAGGGGGTGCGGACGGGGCTCGGGCTGCTGCGGGAGGTGCTGGCCCGGCCCCGTTTCTGGGCACACACCCAGGTCGTCGCCGAGCATGCCCGGCCCGGTGCCGAGGACGTGACCGGGCGGGCCGCGGACGGGACGGTGCCCGCGCCGATGAGCGGCACGGTCGTCTCCGTCGACGTCTCCCCCGGCGAACCGGTGCGCGCCGGGCAGCAGTTGCTGGTGATCGAGGCCATGAAGATGGAGCACGTGGTGCGGGCGCCGGGCGCCGGGGTGGTGGACGCCGTGCACGCGCGCGTGGGCGCCACGGTCGGCGAGGGCCGGGTGCTCGTCACCCTCGACGGGGTGTCCGGCGCGCCCGCGCAGGCGGCGCCCGCCGACGCGGCCGGCCCGGACCACGTCCGCGCCGACCTGGCCGAGGCGCTGCGCCGGCACGCCGCCGGACTGGACGAGCACCGGCCGGAAGCGGTGGCCGGGCGGCACGCCTCGGGCCGGCGCACGGCCCGCGAGAACATCGGCGACCTGTGCGACCCCGGTACCTTCACCGAGTTCGGGGCCCTGGCGATCGCCGCCCAGCGCCGCCGCCGCTCGCTGGAAGACCTGATCCGCAGCACCCCGGCCGACGGCATGGTCACCGGCACCGGGCGGATCGGCGGCGCGCCGTGCGTGGTGATGTCGTACGACTACACGGTCCTCGCCGGCACACAGGGGCTGAACAACCACCGCAAGGCGGACCGCATGCTGCACCTCGCCGCCGAACGGCGGCTGCCGGTGGTGCTGTTCGCGGAGGGCGGCGGCGGCCGTCCCGGCGACACGGACACGGCCTCCGCGGCGGGGCTGCATGTGCCCACCTTCCACCGGATGGGGCGGTTGAGCGGCCTGGTCCCGCTGGTCGGCATCGCCTCGGGCCGCTGCTTCGCGGGCAACGCGGCCCTGCTCGGCTGCTGCGACGTGGTGATCGCCACGCCCGAGGCCACCATCGGGATGGGCGGGCCCGCGATGATCGAGGGCGGCGGCCTCGGCGTGTACCGGCCCGAGGAGGTGGGCCCGCTGTCGGTGCAGGTGCCCAACGGGGTGGTGGACATCGCAGTCGCCGACGAGGCGGAGGCCGTGACGACGGCCCGGCGCTACCTGTCGTACTTCCAGGGCCGCCAGGAGGAGTGGGAGGCACCGGACCAGCGGGCGCTGCGGCACGCGGTGCCGGAGAACCGCCGCCGCGCCTACGACGTCCGGGCGGTGATCGACGGGCTGGCGGACACCGGTTCCGTGCTGGAGCTGCGGCCGGCCTTCGGCGTGGGCGTGCTGACCTGCCTGGTGCGCATCGAGGGACGGCCGCTGGGACTGATCGCCAGCAACCCGGCCCACCTGGGCGGGGCGATCGACCGGGACGCGGCCGACAAGACCGCCCGCTTCCTCCAGCTCTGCGACGCCTTCGGCCTGCCGGTCGTCTCGCTGTGCGACACCCCGGGCTTCATGGTCGGTCCGGACGCGGAACGGACGGCGACGGTACGGCACTTCGCCCGTCTCTTCGTGACCGGCGCCCATCTGCGGGTGCCGCTGGTCGCCCTGGTGCTGCGCAAGGCGTACGGGCTGGGCGCGATGGCCCTGATGGGCGGCTCGACCCGCGTCCCCCTGGCCGTCGCCGCCTGGCCGAGCGGCGAGTTCGGCGGCATGGGCCTGGAGGGCGCGGTCCGCCTCGGCTACCGCAGGGAGCTGGCGGCGGTCGAGGACCCCGAGGAGCGGCGGCGGGCCTTCGAGGCTCGGGTGGCGGAGCTGTACGAGCACGGGAAGGCCGTGAACGCGGCGGCGGCGCTGGAGATCGACGCGGTGATCGATCCGGCGGGGTCGCGGGCGTGGATCCTGGCGGCGCTGGAGGGGTGGCCGGGCCCCGAGGGCGAGGGGCGCGGCTTCGTCGACACCTGGTGA